In one window of Thermococcus celericrescens DNA:
- a CDS encoding HEAT repeat domain-containing protein encodes MMYWLTLMALGGGELVVNKAGMRKDLLAWHLREVRELASEYDSAFQVLLELLSDDNPHVRANALQVLLDMVGEDGLSQSWLSAALDGIISLTRDDNERVALKALEVLNALLERGQLTEEEYGRITDALMDVIKSGIPILSEYASEGLGKVGAKFAKLAYRLIGWLFSLIGSSKKREVQGAAITALTEMASKTEDTKVLNEVFDKMADLLSHPDPYVVERAVMSMDRLLSRSDKLSMRNKLKAINGIKRLRGDVKLGIRAAQVLEKLEKSAGVDKAIKDTEDITKSMTASQYSAKDIDRLLDAGKPEIVAELAKMDPEVMGRVLGMLEDEDYTRRMDALWIVSRLAQYLTPSDAYSILPVLGEFLKSKNPWARETAAEVLADIYTLYPGTQKFFASLLNVLLKSTHPRDIEGALELLSRITDKVQDEVFLRSTMGVMFQLLERDDARGVVLRFLAREAQRLVDLDEELLFELKDRLKTVYGMDGGKYDEIIASLIDVIDDILRLRQSGVVVHT; translated from the coding sequence ATGATGTATTGGCTGACCTTGATGGCTTTAGGCGGCGGGGAGCTTGTGGTTAACAAGGCGGGCATGCGTAAAGACCTCCTGGCCTGGCACCTGCGGGAGGTTCGTGAACTTGCATCCGAGTACGACAGCGCTTTTCAGGTTCTTCTGGAGCTGCTGTCGGACGATAACCCCCATGTGAGGGCCAACGCCCTTCAGGTTCTTCTTGATATGGTCGGGGAAGATGGACTCTCCCAGAGTTGGCTCTCCGCTGCATTGGATGGAATAATCTCCCTGACTAGGGACGATAATGAGAGGGTTGCCCTCAAGGCGCTGGAGGTTCTGAACGCCCTTCTTGAGCGGGGTCAGCTTACCGAGGAGGAGTACGGTAGAATCACAGATGCACTTATGGATGTCATCAAATCAGGCATTCCGATACTCAGTGAATACGCCTCAGAGGGACTGGGTAAGGTGGGTGCAAAGTTTGCAAAGCTGGCCTATCGTTTGATAGGCTGGCTGTTCTCCCTCATAGGCTCAAGCAAAAAGCGTGAAGTCCAGGGTGCCGCGATAACTGCCCTGACCGAGATGGCCAGCAAGACTGAAGACACCAAGGTTTTAAACGAGGTATTCGATAAGATGGCGGACCTTCTTTCTCATCCAGACCCATACGTTGTCGAGAGGGCGGTTATGTCCATGGACAGACTTCTGTCTCGCTCCGACAAGCTCAGCATGAGAAATAAGTTGAAGGCCATCAACGGCATTAAACGGCTCAGGGGAGACGTTAAACTCGGTATCCGTGCGGCTCAGGTCCTCGAAAAGCTTGAGAAGTCAGCGGGTGTTGATAAGGCCATAAAGGACACTGAGGACATTACAAAGAGCATGACCGCCAGTCAGTACAGCGCGAAAGACATCGACCGGCTTCTCGATGCTGGAAAACCCGAGATCGTGGCTGAACTCGCCAAGATGGATCCGGAGGTTATGGGCCGGGTTCTCGGGATGCTGGAGGACGAGGACTACACCAGAAGAATGGACGCCCTGTGGATAGTCTCCAGACTTGCCCAGTACCTGACCCCCTCCGATGCCTACAGCATACTGCCCGTCTTGGGGGAGTTTCTGAAGAGCAAAAACCCGTGGGCCAGGGAAACCGCGGCGGAGGTTCTGGCGGATATCTACACGCTTTACCCGGGAACCCAGAAGTTTTTCGCGTCCCTCCTTAACGTGCTCCTTAAATCGACCCATCCACGAGATATAGAGGGTGCGCTAGAACTCCTCTCCAGAATCACCGATAAGGTTCAGGATGAGGTCTTCCTAAGGTCAACAATGGGTGTCATGTTTCAGCTCCTTGAGCGGGACGATGCCAGGGGGGTTGTGCTTAGATTCCTCGCCAGGGAGGCCCAGCGGCTCGTGGATCTAGATGAGGAGTTGCTTTTCGAGCTTAAAGACCGGCTTAAAACAGTGTACGGTATGGATGGCGGGAAGTACGATGAGATAATCGCTTCCCTCATAGACGTCATTGATGACATCCTCCGCCTCCGTCAGAGCGGTGTCGTGGTCCACACCTAG
- the otg gene encoding methylated-DNA--protein-cysteine methyltransferase → MLSVEKFRIADRDVWIAVLFEDGIQGITFALDGEQFERNLDRLTGFLRRRGVDISTGRGRSDYPILVRDVIIGRVGNAEILPELSFEGVTAFERRVYEWLTKNVKRGSVITYGGLARAISTSPRAIGGAMRRNPYPIVVPCHRVVAHDGIGYYTPRLDEKVFLLKIEGVEEWTSSKRT, encoded by the coding sequence ATGTTGAGCGTTGAGAAGTTTCGGATAGCAGACAGAGACGTCTGGATAGCTGTGCTTTTTGAGGACGGGATTCAGGGGATAACCTTCGCGCTGGATGGGGAGCAGTTCGAGAGGAACCTCGACCGCCTCACGGGCTTTCTGAGGAGAAGGGGTGTGGACATCAGTACCGGACGCGGAAGGTCGGACTACCCCATCCTCGTCAGGGACGTCATCATCGGCAGGGTGGGCAACGCCGAAATTCTACCGGAGCTCTCCTTTGAGGGCGTAACGGCCTTTGAAAGGAGAGTTTACGAGTGGCTCACGAAAAACGTTAAAAGAGGGAGTGTTATAACGTATGGTGGCCTTGCCAGGGCCATTAGTACGTCACCGCGGGCCATAGGCGGGGCGATGAGGAGGAACCCCTACCCCATCGTTGTTCCCTGTCATCGCGTCGTTGCCCACGACGGCATCGGCTACTACACGCCACGACTGGACGAAAAGGTCTTCCTGCTCAAAATCGAGGGGGTGGAAGAATGGACAAGCTCAAAGCGTACCTGA
- a CDS encoding tetratricopeptide repeat protein: MDKLKAYLIGFLIAVVAIAAGIVWYGGWKLLLQVILTLGFLGVTLMLLFFTGLTLYAESWKYGAILAIFTAVSGYGLYLSATWRSLNVVAGIIVFFIAIVAFGIWYISEPDLGLADRFRSAEKLERAGKYKAAARKYEKAGNYLKAAEMYEKLGWMESAAWAYEKAEKYEKAAEIYEALYDKEKDTYYLKEAHEYWKKAGNMERAAKALERYAEEEPWFWEDVAKLYEELGNEEKAREAWERALEYYQKEAQEEGVFYEDVGNIARRLGKEELAREAYEKFLEYCLKEAEQDPMWWKHVAEAYDYLGEKEKAEEARKRYEEYRAKIMRANEETSNFPGEKEE, from the coding sequence ATGGACAAGCTCAAAGCGTACCTGATCGGTTTCCTGATAGCAGTTGTAGCGATAGCCGCTGGAATAGTCTGGTACGGCGGCTGGAAGCTGCTGCTCCAGGTGATACTCACCCTCGGCTTCCTCGGCGTCACTCTGATGCTGCTCTTCTTCACCGGACTGACGCTCTACGCCGAGAGCTGGAAGTACGGGGCGATACTCGCGATATTCACCGCTGTGAGCGGCTACGGCCTCTACCTGAGCGCCACTTGGCGGAGCCTCAACGTCGTCGCCGGAATAATCGTCTTCTTCATAGCGATCGTCGCCTTTGGAATCTGGTACATCAGCGAACCCGACCTCGGTCTCGCGGACCGCTTCCGTTCGGCTGAGAAGCTGGAGCGGGCGGGCAAGTACAAAGCTGCAGCAAGGAAGTACGAGAAGGCCGGGAACTACCTGAAGGCGGCCGAGATGTACGAGAAGCTCGGCTGGATGGAGAGCGCTGCCTGGGCCTACGAGAAAGCCGAGAAGTACGAGAAGGCCGCCGAGATATACGAGGCCCTCTACGACAAGGAAAAGGACACCTACTACCTGAAGGAGGCCCACGAGTACTGGAAGAAGGCCGGAAACATGGAACGGGCCGCTAAAGCCCTCGAGCGCTACGCCGAGGAGGAGCCCTGGTTCTGGGAAGACGTGGCAAAGCTCTACGAGGAGCTGGGCAACGAGGAGAAGGCCAGGGAGGCATGGGAGAGGGCCCTGGAGTACTACCAGAAGGAGGCCCAGGAGGAGGGCGTCTTTTACGAGGACGTCGGTAACATCGCCAGGAGGCTCGGGAAGGAGGAGCTCGCCAGGGAAGCCTACGAGAAGTTCCTCGAGTACTGCCTGAAGGAGGCGGAGCAGGACCCTATGTGGTGGAAGCACGTGGCTGAGGCCTACGACTACCTGGGCGAGAAGGAGAAGGCGGAAGAGGCCAGAAAGAGGTACGAGGAGTACAGGGCGAAGATAATGCGGGCCAACGAGGAAACCTCGAATTTCCCTGGGGAGAAAGAGGAGTAA
- a CDS encoding carboxymuconolactone decarboxylase family protein → MVIPMDYDDVNVKLGEIEELLDRLGKQHPKEISAFSRFLRETLDNKALTTREKELIALALGISAGCEWCIYLHTQKALAAGAKPEELIEAGLVAVLMAGGPALMHLIPLMKAIETFQKEKGEE, encoded by the coding sequence ATGGTGATCCCTATGGATTACGACGATGTTAACGTCAAACTTGGGGAGATAGAGGAGCTCCTCGACAGGCTGGGTAAACAGCACCCGAAGGAGATATCGGCCTTCTCGAGGTTCCTCAGGGAGACCCTCGACAACAAGGCCCTGACGACGCGCGAGAAGGAGCTCATAGCCCTCGCCCTCGGCATATCCGCGGGCTGCGAGTGGTGCATATACCTCCACACTCAGAAGGCCCTGGCCGCCGGTGCAAAGCCCGAGGAGCTTATCGAGGCGGGTCTCGTTGCGGTTCTCATGGCCGGTGGTCCTGCCCTGATGCACCTCATACCGCTCATGAAGGCCATAGAGACCTTCCAGAAGGAGAAGGGAGAGGAGTGA
- a CDS encoding nascent polypeptide-associated complex protein, with translation MMGMNPRQMKKLMRQMGIKMEELEGVEEVIIRMENKEIVLKEPVITIITAQGEKSYQIVPGSEEVRAIVRVSEEDVQLVMEQTGVDYETAKKALEEANGDLAEAILKLTEE, from the coding sequence ATGATGGGGATGAACCCGCGGCAGATGAAGAAGCTCATGCGCCAGATGGGCATCAAGATGGAGGAGCTCGAGGGGGTTGAGGAAGTCATAATCAGGATGGAGAACAAGGAGATAGTCCTCAAGGAGCCAGTCATTACGATAATAACCGCGCAGGGCGAGAAGAGCTATCAGATCGTCCCAGGAAGTGAGGAGGTCAGGGCCATCGTAAGGGTCTCGGAAGAGGACGTCCAGCTCGTCATGGAGCAGACCGGCGTCGATTACGAGACAGCAAAAAAGGCCCTCGAAGAGGCAAACGGCGACCTCGCGGAGGCGATACTGAAGCTGACGGAGGAATGA
- a CDS encoding 2-dehydropantoate 2-reductase: protein MKIYVLGAGSIGSLFGALLSRAGNEVTLIGRENQVRAINENGLHVSGVEEFTVHPRASLTAPDEPPDLLILATKSYSTKVALECARGGIGPDTWILSVQNGLGNEELALKVTGKVIGGVTTNGAMLVEWGHVRWTGRGLTVIGRYPTGADPFVERVAEVFRAAGLETSVTEHVIGWKWAKAIVNSVINGLGTVLGVKNGALKDDPYLEAVSVDLAREGCLVAQKLGVEFEIHPLELLWDTIERTRENYNSTLQDIRRGKRTEVDYIHGKIVEYAHSVGLEAPRNELLWALIKARENLNKPGGEV, encoded by the coding sequence ATGAAGATTTACGTGCTCGGGGCCGGAAGCATAGGCTCTCTTTTTGGCGCGCTCCTCTCGCGGGCGGGGAACGAGGTCACCCTGATAGGAAGGGAAAACCAGGTGAGGGCGATAAACGAGAACGGTCTGCACGTCTCGGGGGTTGAGGAGTTCACGGTTCATCCCCGGGCCAGCCTCACCGCCCCAGATGAGCCGCCGGACCTGCTGATTCTGGCCACGAAGTCGTACTCTACGAAGGTAGCCCTGGAGTGCGCCAGGGGAGGCATAGGGCCAGATACGTGGATACTCAGCGTGCAGAACGGCCTCGGCAACGAGGAGCTGGCCCTTAAGGTGACAGGAAAGGTCATCGGCGGGGTGACCACGAACGGTGCCATGCTCGTTGAGTGGGGCCACGTGCGCTGGACCGGGCGCGGACTCACGGTTATTGGGAGGTACCCGACGGGGGCTGATCCCTTCGTGGAAAGGGTGGCCGAAGTTTTCAGAGCTGCGGGCCTTGAAACGTCCGTTACGGAGCACGTTATCGGCTGGAAGTGGGCGAAGGCCATAGTCAACTCCGTCATCAACGGTCTTGGAACTGTTCTGGGAGTGAAGAACGGTGCGCTGAAGGATGACCCCTATCTCGAAGCGGTGTCCGTGGACCTGGCGCGCGAGGGATGCCTCGTGGCCCAGAAGCTGGGTGTGGAGTTCGAAATACACCCCCTGGAGCTCCTCTGGGATACGATAGAGCGGACGCGGGAGAACTACAACTCAACGCTCCAGGATATACGGCGCGGTAAGAGGACCGAGGTGGACTACATCCATGGAAAGATAGTGGAGTACGCCCACTCCGTAGGTCTGGAGGCCCCCAGAAACGAGCTTTTGTGGGCCCTGATCAAAGCAAGGGAAAATCTAAATAAACCAGGCGGTGAAGTTTAG